One part of the Glycine soja cultivar W05 chromosome 11, ASM419377v2, whole genome shotgun sequence genome encodes these proteins:
- the LOC114376432 gene encoding uncharacterized protein LOC114376432 encodes MESSNVKNKSSGKRKMSSEDTRSYFAWNLEMERVLADVLRDQRNLGNKGDGNWKAVAYSTAAQILSKRFGVHLIADNVKNRFKLWRIWYGIVSDILSQSGFDWDNTKYMITVENEIAWNEYVKSHEENKQFRFKVIPNWDDIVELCVKDRATGLGVENALDADDIMSKETNEEEAIHSVSFDLEGSSSATRKNIRPSKSGEKEGMISSMKEVAESLKEFVEVTKKKMENKKKMEIKEAQEVVQEVVGELDNIPNFNGALRHRAIDWLTENSIKFAIIKALPLDVKEDYILSFMP; translated from the exons ATGGAATCAAGCAATGTGAAGAACAAGTCAAGTGGAAAAAGAAAGATGTCTAGTGAGGACACAAGAAGTTACTTCGCATGGAACTTGGAAATGGAGCGTGTGCTAGCTGATGTGCTTAGAGATCAAAGAAATTTGGGCAATAAAGGTGATGGAAATTGGAAAGCAGTAGCATACAGTACTGCAGCTCAAATTTTGTCCAAGCGTTTTGGAGTTCACCTCATAGCAGATAATGTTAAGAATCGTTTTAAGCTTTGGAGAATATGGTATGGAATTGTGAGTGACATTCTTAGTCAAAGTGGATTTGACTGGGACAACACAAAGTACATGATTACcgttgaaaatgaaattgcatggAATGAATATGTTAAG tcaCATGAAGAGAACAAACAATTTCGATTCAAAGTCATTCCTAATTGggatgatattgttgagctatGTGTAAAGGATAGAGCTACTGGACTCGGAGTAGAAAATGCATTAGATGCAGATGATATCATGAGCAAAGAAACAAATGAAGAGGAAGCAATTCATAGTGTGAGTTTTGACTTAGAGGGATCAAGTTCTGCCACGAGAAAAAACATTCGCCCAAGTAAGAGTGGAGAGAAAGAAGGGATGATTTCCTCAATGAAAGAAGTAGCCGAGTCATTGAAAGAATTTGTTGAAGTGACTAAGAAGAAGATGGAGAACAAAAAAAAGATGGAGATAAAAGAAGCTCAAGAAGTGGTACAAGAAGTGGTGGGTGAGCTAGATAATATACCTAATTTTAATGGTGCACTTAGACATAGAGCAATTGATTGGTTGACAGAAAATTCCATTAAATTTGCGATTATAAAAGCTCTTCCATTGGATGTGAAAGAGGATTACATCTTATCTTTTATGCCTTGA
- the LOC114376430 gene encoding helicase sen1-like, with the protein MERSCIAKDNEEGLDLVETVFNWSLKDVLNDNLCKHKVLKIPQTFLSTTDYLNSFIPSLIEETRSDLCSNLKGVSRASFCEISSIELERSRSFIPTKSLFYQISVNRSSNDVNGKYEPEVGDLIAFTDIKPKTVDDLINRPKRNYHIGYVHGIKESIDKISILSSKSFDMDIQFALRSKSDAPKLYAFHLLNLTTNVRIWKALKSQLEGASLSMMKKVLQADINNGENCQLCFSGENHSVACSSVQNIIRSQNLNQSQKEAVVSCVTSRECHHNDTIKLIWGPPGTGKTKTVASLLFSLLKLKARTLACAPTNTAVLEVAARLQNLVMETLECDTFGFGDIVVFGNKSRMKVDSYRCLNDVFLDYRVDNLLKCSGWKHSLESMIKLIEYPKQQYDSYKREEENSLKSLEEFAKQKYFNEKHDDHLTLEQFLKKESTCIEEQYLLYKDHKRKNIKTMEQYFMQRLRSNREQLEEYMRTLHTHLPTSLIPLEEIKKMPVALDLLSSLENSLSKDKFKQTSDGCEDGESILDCLGRLSIKNEECLVKLRSLSQTISLPNITDKYEMAKFCLMSARLIFCTAASSTKLFADGMTPVEFLVIDEAAQLKECESTIPLQLPGLHHVILIGDEKQLPAVVKSQVSQEAEYGRSLFERLVSLGHKKHLLNVQYRMHPSISLFPNKEFYEKQLSDSPFVREVSYNRHFLEGKMYDSYSFINIAKGKEKMPRAGHGWKNMVEAAAVCKIIESLENEFFSTGKKVSIGIISPYNAQVYEIQERITRQNLVSDPNFSVSVRSVDGFQGGEEDIIIISTVRSNKNGKIGFLDNRQRANVALTRARYCLWILGNENTLSSDYSLWRNLVNDAKERGCFHNADDDKKLAKAIEEESLLIELLDEYESPFKKLSLGSTSRTRTTATTFRGSFRGRPRTPRW; encoded by the exons GTACTGAAGATCCCACAGACATTCCTGTCAACAACAGATTACTTGAACTCCTTCATTCCTTCACTGATTGAGGAAACTCGGAGCGATCTATGTTCGAACTTGAAAGGTGTGTCGCGGGCTTCCTTTTGCGAAATCTCAAGCATTGAACTCGAGAGGTCAAGAAGCTTCATACCTACCAAGAGCTTGTTCTACCAAATATCTGTGAACAGAAGCAGCAATGATGTGAATGGAAAATATGAGCCTGAGGTTGGAGACCTCATTGCCTTCACTGATATTAAACCGAAAACCGTAGATGACTTAATCAACAGGCCTAAAAGAAACTACCATATCGGTTATGTTCATGGaataaaagaaagtattgaCAAGATCTCAATATTATCATCCAAAAGCTTTGACATGGACATTCAGTTTGCCTTGAGGAGCAAGAGTGATGCACCAAAGCTTTATGCCTTCCATCTTTTGAACCTTACCACAAATGTTCGAATTTGGAAAGCCTTGAAGTCACAGCTTGAGGGTGCAAGCTTGAGCATGATGAAGAAAGTGCTGCAAGCTGATATAAAT AATGGAGAAAATTGCCAACTTTGCTTTTCTGGGGAAAACCATAGTGTAGCTTGTTCTAGTGTACAAAACATAATCCGGTCTCAAAATCTGAATCAATCCCAGAAAGAAGCAGTTGTAAGCTGTGTTACTTCGAGGGAATGTCATCATAATGACACTATTAAACTTATTTGGGGCCCACCAGGAACTGGCAAAACAAAGACAGTGGCTTCCTTGTTATTTTCCCTGCTCAAGTTAAAAGCCAGAACATTAGCATGTGCTCCAACTAATACTGCAGTTTTGGAAGTGGCTGCTCGCCTGCAGAATTTAGTTATGGAGACACTTGAGTGTGATACATTTGGCTTTGGTGACATAGTTGTATTTGGCAATAAATCTCGAATGAAAGTAGACAGTTACCGGTGCCTCAACGATGTCTTTCTTGATTATCGCGTAGATAATCTCTTGAAGTGTTCTGGATGGAAACATTCCCTGGAATCAATGATCAAGTTAATCGAGTACCCCAAGCAGCAATATGATTCGTATAAGCGTGAGGAAGAAAATAGTCTTAAGTCATTGGAAGAATTTGCTAAGCAAAAGTACTTTAATGAAAAGCATGATGATCATCTGACATTAGAGCAATTTTTGAAGAAGGAATCCACTTGCATTGAAGAGCAATACCTTTTGTATAAGGatcataaaaggaaaaatatcaaGACAATGGAGCAATATTTTATGCAGAGATTGCGTTCCAATAGAGAGCAACTCGAGGAATACATGCGAACCTTGCATACACACCTACCAACTTCTTTAATTCCACTTGAGGAGATAAAGAAAATGCCTGTAGCTCTTGATTTGCTAAGTTCTCTTGAAAACTCTTTGAGTAAAGATAAGTTCAAGCAAACTTCTGATGGCTGTGAGGATGGAGAAAGCATTCTTGACTGCCTTGGAAGGTTAAGCATTAAAAATGAAGAGTGCCTTGTCAAACTGAGATCACTTTCTCAGACAATTTCACTTCCAAACATTACTGACAAATATGAAATGGCAAAATTTTGCTTGATGAGTGCACGCCTGATTTTCTGTACTGCTGCGAGTTCTACTAAATTGTTCGCAGATGGAATGACACCCGTAGAATTCCTAGTTATTGATGAAGCAGCTCAGCTGAAAGAATGTGAATCAACCATTCCGTTGCAGCTACCAGGCCTTCACCATGTAATCCTCATTGGTGATGAAAAACAACTTCCTGCGGTAGTCAAAAGCCAG GTTTCTCAAGAAGCTGAATATGGAAGAAGTTTGTTTGAGAGGCTGGTATCGTTGGGACACAAGAAGCATCTGCTTAATGTTCAGTATAGAATGCACCCATCCATCAGCTTATTCCCAAATAAGGAGTTCTATGAGAAGCAACTTTCTGATTCCCCTTTTGTCAGAGAAGTGAGCTACAACAGGCATTTCCTTGAAGGAAAAATGTATGATTCGTACTCGTTTATAAACATAGCCAAGGGTAAAGAGAAGATGCCTCGTGCTGGACATGGTTGGAAGAACATGGTTGAGGCTGCTGCTGTTTGCAAGATTATTGAAAGCCTTGAAAATG AATTTTTTAGTACAGGGAAGAAAGTTAGCATAGGAATCATATCTCCATATAATGCTCAAGTGTATGAAATCCAGGAAAGAATCACACGGCAAAATTTGGTTTCTGATCCTAACTTCTCTGTCAGTGTTCGTTCTGTTGATGGCTTTCAAGGTGGTGAAgaagatataataataatctcCACTGTGAGATCTAATAAGAATGGAAAAATAGGTTTCCTTGACAATAGGCAAAGAGCTAATGTGGCACTGACTCGCGCTAG ATATTGCCTGTGGATATTAGGGAATGAAAACACTTTAAGCAGTGACTACTCTCTATGGAGAAATCTAGTCAATGATGCTAAGGAAAGAGGGTGTTTCCATAATGCTGATGATGACAAGAAACTGGCAAAGGCCATTGAGGAAGAATCCTTGCTTATTGAACTACTTGATGAATATGAGTCCCCATTTAAGAAACTCAGTCTAGGGAGCACTTCACGAACAAGAACAACTGCTACCACCTTCAG AGGGTCTTTCAGGGGCAGGCCAAGGACACCAAGGTGGTGA